One Actinomycetospora corticicola genomic window, CGAGCTTCGCCGACCTGCCCGGGGTCAACGTCGAGCGCATCGGCGACCTGGCCGCGGCCGGCAACCCGGCGGTCATCGCGGCCGCGGCCGTGATCATCGGCATCGTGCTGGCGATCATCATCCTGGCGCTGACCGGCTACTACACCGGCACCGAGACCCAGCCGGTCAAGGACGTCGGGACGAGCTCGCTCACCGGTGCGGCGACGGTCATCCTCGCCGGCATCTCGGTCGGCTTCGAGTCGGCCGTCTACACCGCGATCGTCATCGGCGCCGCGGTCTACGGCGCGTTCCTGCTGTCCGGCTCGGTCTTCGTCGCGCTGTTCGCGGTGGCGCTGGCCGGTACCGGCCTGCTCACCACGGTCGGCGTCATCGTCGCCATGGACACCTTCGGTCCGGTCTCCGACAACGCCCAGGGCATCGCCGAGATGTCCGGGGACGTCGAGGGTGCCGGCGCCGACATCCTCACCGAGCTCGACGCGGTGGGGAACACGACCAAGGCCATCACCAAGGGCATCGCGATCGCGACCGCCGTCCTCGCCGCCACGGCGCTGTTCGGCTCGTACAACGACGCGATCCAGTCGGCCCTGACCGAGGTCAACGTCCGGGCGGAGGACGCCGGCACGGCGTTCACCAACGCGGTCACGGCGCCGAACCTGCTGGTCGGCGTCATCCTCGGTGCGGCCGTGGTGTTCATGTTCTCGGGTCTCGCGGTCAACGCGGTGTCCCGCGCCGCGGGCGCCGTGGTCTACGAGGTCCGTCGCCAGTTCTCCACCCGTCCCGGCATCATGGACGGCTCGGAGCGCCCGGAGTACGGCCGCGTGGTCGACATCTGCACCCGTGACTCGCTGCGCGAGCTGGCCACTCCCGGCCTGCTCGCGATCCTCGCCCCGATCGCCGTCGGCTTCGGCCTCGGCGTCGGTCCGCTCGCGGGTTACCTCGGCGGCGCGATCGCCGCGGGCACGCTCATGGCGGTCTTCCTCGCGAACTCGGGCGGCGCCTGGGACAACGCGAAGAAGCTGGTCGAGGACGGCAACCACGGTGGCAAGGGATCGGACGCCCACGAGGCCACGATCATCGGTGACACCGTCGGCGACCCGTTCAAGGACACCGCCGGCCCGTCGATCAACCCGCTGCTCAAGGTCATGAACCTGGTCGCGGTGCTGATCGCGCCCGCCGTCGTCACGCTCTCGATCGGTCCCGACGCCAACCCGGCGGTCCGGATCCTGATCGCCGTCGTGGCGCTCGTCGGCATCGCGGTGGCGATCTTCATCTCGAAGCGCCGCTCGACGTCGATCGCGGACACCAACACCGACGCCCCGGCGTCCGTGTCGGCCTAGCCCCACCCCACGAAGGGCGTCGTCCGCACCGGACGGCGCCCTTCGTGCTGTCCGGGCCCGTGGCGGCCGCGAGGGTGACGTGAGGCAGCACCGAGGGCCCGGGAACGTGCCTGATGTGCATCTCGCGGGCCGGACGGCTGCCGCCGGTCCGCGAGGGTGACGTGAGGCAGCCCCGAGGACCCGGGAACCTGCGTGGCGTGAACCCCGCGGCGCCGGCACGAAGCACGCGACACGGCGCGTGATCGACCACGGTTCGAACGCATGTTCTAGAGTGCGCGCGCGTGGGGCAGATGTCGTTCTACTCGGCGGACGCCCTGCCGCGCGCGATCACCGACCTCGAGGGGGTGCTCTGCGCCGGCGGGGGCATGTCCCTGTTCGGCCGCGGGACGGCCGCGCGCCTCACGATCGTCCTCGGTGCTCCTCCGGTCCCCGAGGAGCCGCCCGAGGACGACGAGGGCCTTCCCGACGACGGGTCGGTGCCGGTCGAGGAGACGGCCCCGACCCCACCGCCGGAGCCGCCCGCCCCACCCCGTCCTGCGCCGCCGCAACGGGTCTGGGACGAGGGCGTCGACGACATCCCCGACGACGACCTCCCGGTGCGCCACGACGGGCCCCCGCCCGGCGCCACGGAGGAGCCGCCGCCGGCGCCCGAGCCGGACCCGCCCGTCGTCGGGATCGCGGACCCGATGACGGAGTGGCGCGCGCACGCCCTGTGCTGTGCCTTCCGGGGGCGCGGGGTGCCCGCCGAGGTGGAGCGCCTGGCGGACGGACGTCCGGTGGTGCGCAGCGCGTTCCGGGCCGATCTGCTGCCGCTCGCCCAGCACTGGCACACCGACCCGAAGCACGTGCCGGATCCCCTCCAGCTGGACGGGCCGCGGCTGCGGCTCTGGGTCCTGGCCGCCGGACGCTGGACGGGCCGTGCCTACACTCTCGGTCTCGACCCGCTCGCACCGACGACCCACGAGCCCCTGCTCACGGCCTGTCAACGGGCGGGCCTCGGCGCCACCCTCGCCGGGGACCCCGACGGACCCGTCGTCAAGATCGTCGGGCGGGCACGGCAGCGCAGGCTCGCCGAGCTGGTCGGGGACCGGCCACGGCACCTCCACGACGGGGTGTGGCCGGACTGACGGTCCCGATTCAGGCCCGTGACCAGCAGTGATCGATGGGTGAGGCGGGAACGACCGCGCCGCGGACGACGTTCTCGATGGCACGGGGGTCGCCGTGAGGCACACTGGCGACCAGTGGGGGACCCGACAGTGGTCCACCGCGAGGCGACGAGACGGGGCATGACTGGATGGCAGCGCGAGAGGCAGCGGCTGGGAAGTCGGCATCGGGATCGGCACGGAGCGCGACCGCGACGGCGGACCCCGCGACGGCCGAGGAGTCGACCGCCCCGGCCCCGCGCGCCCGCGCGTCGAGCCCGCGCAAGAGCGCGGCCAAGGGCGGCGGACGCAAGAACGGCGGCGGGACGGCGACCCCGGCCGGTGACGGCAACCGCCGGCTGGTGATCGTCGAGTCGCCCGCCAAGGCCCGCAAGATCGCGGACTACCTCGGCTCGAGCTACATCGTCGAGTCCAGCCGCGGCCACATCCGCGACCTGCCGCGCGGTGCCGCCGACGTCCCCGCCAAGTACAAGGGCGAGAGCTGGGCGCGCCTCGGGGTCGACGTCGACAACTCCTTCGAGCCGCTCTACGTCGTGACGCCGGACAAGAAGTCCACGGTCTCCGAGCTCAAGGACGCCCTCAAGGAGGTCGACGAGCTCTACCTCGCGACGGACGGTGACCGCGAGGGCGAGGCCATCGCGTGGCACCTGCTCGAGACGCTCAAGCCGAAGGTCCCGGTGCGCCGGATGGTCTTCCACGAGATCACCGAGTCGGCCATCCGCGCCGCCGCCGCGAACCCGCGCGAGCTCGACCACGACCTGGTCGACGCGCAGGAGACCCGCCGCATCCTCGACCGCCTCTACGGCTACGAGGTCAGCCCCGTGCTGTGGAAGAAGGTCATGCCGAAGCTCTCGGCGGGCCGCGTCCAGTCGGTGGCGACCCGCGTGATCGTCGAGCGCGAGCGCGAGCGGATGGCGTTCGTGTCCGCCGGCTACTGGGGCATCGACGCGGTGCTCAACACGAACAAGGCCGAGGGCACCGGCAACACCTCGACGTTCAAGGCCTCGCTGAGCAAGGTCGACGACCGCCGTGTGGCCACCGGACGCGACTTCGACGCCCGCGGACAGCTGCGCTCCGACGAGGTGTACCGGCTCGACGAGGCCACCGCGCGGCGCCTGACGGAGGCCTTGGGCTCGAGCACCTACACGGTCGCCTCGGTCGAGGACAAGCCGTACACCCGCAAGCCCTACCCGCCGTTCATGACCTCCACGCTCCAGCAGGAGGGCGGCCGCAAGCTGCGGTTCTCGTCCGAGCGGACGATGCGCACCGCGCAGCGGCTGTACGAGAACGGCTACATCACCTACATGCGTACGGACTCCACGACGCTCTCGGAGACCGCCATCAACGCCGCGCGCAGCCAGGCGCGCGACCTCTACGGCGCCGAGAACGTCGCGGAGCAGCCGCGGCAGTACACGCGCAAGGTGAAGAACGCCCAGGAGGCCCACGAGGCCATCCGGCCCGCCGGGGACTCCTTCCGGACGCCGGGTCAGGTCGCGAACGAGCTCGGCGGCGACGAGTTCCGGCTCTACGAGCTGATCTGGCAGCGGACCATCGCGAGCCAGATGCGCGACGCGCGCGGCACGACGATGACGGTGCGGATCGAGGCGACCGCCGCGACCGGCGAGGCGTGCACGTTCTCCGCGTCCGGCCGCACGATCACCTTCCCCGGCTTCCTGCGGGCCTACGTCGAGACGGTCGACGACCTCGAGGGCGGCCAGGCCGACGACGCCGAGTCCCGCCTCCCGCGCCTGGCCGAGCAGCAGGCCCTGACGGCCGACCAGCTCGACCCGTCCGGGCACGCGACCAGCCCGCCCGCCCGCTACACCGAGGCGAGCCTGGTCAAGACCCTGGAGGAGCGCGGCATCGGCCGCCCGTCGACGTACGCGTCGATCATCAACACCATCCAGGAGCGCGGGTACGTCTGGAAGAAGGGCAGCGCGCTCGTCCCCAGCTGGATCGCGTTCGCCGTCATCGGGCTGATGGAGAAGCACTTCGGGCGGCTCGTCGACTACGACTTCACCGCCACCCTCGAGGACGAGCTCGACGCGA contains:
- a CDS encoding sodium-translocating pyrophosphatase, with the protein product MQASVLAQGVEFSSSEYTVVIGVAVIAVIALVVGFVLRSQVLAADEGTQNMRDIGRAVQEGAQAFLNRQFKTLAPFIVVVFLVLFALPATSLGERIGRSIAFVFGALFSMAIGYLGMNLATKANIRVAAASTTQGGRDKGARIAFRTGGFVGMFTVGLGLLGASVVVLIFVAEAPRVLEGFGLGAALLAMFMRVGGGIFTKAADVGADLVGKVEQNIPEDDPRNAATIADNVGDNVGDCAGMAADLFESYAVTLVAALILGSVAFGSLGLTYPLIVPAIGVLTAIIGVFITRTRDGENALKAINRSFYISAAISIVLCTVAAFVYLPSSFADLPGVNVERIGDLAAAGNPAVIAAAAVIIGIVLAIIILALTGYYTGTETQPVKDVGTSSLTGAATVILAGISVGFESAVYTAIVIGAAVYGAFLLSGSVFVALFAVALAGTGLLTTVGVIVAMDTFGPVSDNAQGIAEMSGDVEGAGADILTELDAVGNTTKAITKGIAIATAVLAATALFGSYNDAIQSALTEVNVRAEDAGTAFTNAVTAPNLLVGVILGAAVVFMFSGLAVNAVSRAAGAVVYEVRRQFSTRPGIMDGSERPEYGRVVDICTRDSLRELATPGLLAILAPIAVGFGLGVGPLAGYLGGAIAAGTLMAVFLANSGGAWDNAKKLVEDGNHGGKGSDAHEATIIGDTVGDPFKDTAGPSINPLLKVMNLVAVLIAPAVVTLSIGPDANPAVRILIAVVALVGIAVAIFISKRRSTSIADTNTDAPASVSA
- the topA gene encoding type I DNA topoisomerase; translated protein: MAAREAAAGKSASGSARSATATADPATAEESTAPAPRARASSPRKSAAKGGGRKNGGGTATPAGDGNRRLVIVESPAKARKIADYLGSSYIVESSRGHIRDLPRGAADVPAKYKGESWARLGVDVDNSFEPLYVVTPDKKSTVSELKDALKEVDELYLATDGDREGEAIAWHLLETLKPKVPVRRMVFHEITESAIRAAAANPRELDHDLVDAQETRRILDRLYGYEVSPVLWKKVMPKLSAGRVQSVATRVIVERERERMAFVSAGYWGIDAVLNTNKAEGTGNTSTFKASLSKVDDRRVATGRDFDARGQLRSDEVYRLDEATARRLTEALGSSTYTVASVEDKPYTRKPYPPFMTSTLQQEGGRKLRFSSERTMRTAQRLYENGYITYMRTDSTTLSETAINAARSQARDLYGAENVAEQPRQYTRKVKNAQEAHEAIRPAGDSFRTPGQVANELGGDEFRLYELIWQRTIASQMRDARGTTMTVRIEATAATGEACTFSASGRTITFPGFLRAYVETVDDLEGGQADDAESRLPRLAEQQALTADQLDPSGHATSPPARYTEASLVKTLEERGIGRPSTYASIINTIQERGYVWKKGSALVPSWIAFAVIGLMEKHFGRLVDYDFTATLEDELDAIASGNAQRQTWLSHFYFGGDADSPNGSGGDGVEASMTQLGGLKKLVGDNLEGIDAREVNSLRMFADSEGRDVVVRVGRYGPYLERMVTGDDGEEKSQRANLPDDLPPDELDLDLAEQLFATPQEGRSLGTDPESGHEILAKEGRFGPYVTEQLPEGAKEKPRTGSLFKSMTLSEITLEDALKLLSLPRVVGKDPETGEEITAQNGRYGPYIKKDKDSRSLDSEDKLFTVTLEEAQKIFAQPKQRGRAAAKPPLKELGKDPVSGEPMVVKDGRFGPYVTDGTGYNASLRKGDSVETLTDERASELLAEKRAKGPAPKKAPAAKSTAAKKPAAKSTAAKSTTAKSTTTKTAAAKKAPAKRTTTRKSPTT